From Cannabis sativa cultivar Pink pepper isolate KNU-18-1 chromosome 8, ASM2916894v1, whole genome shotgun sequence, a single genomic window includes:
- the LOC115701353 gene encoding amino acid transporter AVT6A, with the protein MTIGNIEPKREKRSRKSKPVIDEKAPLLPKRHEGEGGFDEFNGASFSGAVFNLSTTIIGAGIMALPATMKVLGLILGVSLIIFMAFLTEASIEMMLRFSKAGKSVSYGGLMKDAFGKYGKVLVQVCVIINNVGMLTVYMIIMGDVLSGTTSSGVHHPGVLESWFGVHWWNGRFFVLLVTTLAIFSPLASFKRIDSLSFTSALSVGLAVAFLVITIGISIFKLATGGVKMPRMLPDVTDLTSVFKLFTAVPVLVVAYICHYNVHSIDNELEDSRQMQPVVRSALGLCTTVYVMTSVFGFLLFGDDTLDDVLANFDTSLGMPYGSILNDAVRVSYAAHLMLVFPIVFYPLRLNLDGLLFPSSRPLVQDNKRFTLVTTVLIALIFMAANFIPSIWDAFQFSGATAAVCLGFIFPAAVTLRDRYNIATKKDKALSVFMIVLAVFSNLMAIYSDAYSLFKRSSPR; encoded by the exons ATGACGATTGGCAATATTGAACCAAAGAGGGAAAAGAGGTCACGAAAGAGTAAGCCAGTGATTGATGAAAAGGCCCCTTTGTTACCCAAAAGACATGAGGGAGAAGGTGGATTTGATGAGTTCAATGGGGCTTCATTCTCTGGAGCCGTTTTCAATTTATCCACCACAATTATTGGTGCAGGAATCATGGCTTTGCCTGCTACCATGAAAGTATTGGGTCTTATTCTTGGGGTTTCTCTCATCATATTTATGGCATTTTTGACTGAGGCTTCAATTGAAATGATGCTTCGATTCAGCAAAGCTGGGAAGTCAGTATCTTATGGAGGTCTTATGAAAGATGCCTTTGGAAAATACGGAAAGGTGTTGGTGCAAGTATGTGTTATAATAAACAACGTTGGCATGCTTACTGTGTACATGATTATTATGG GTGATGTACTTTCTGGAACTACTTCAAGTGGTGTTCACCACCCTGGTGTCCTCGAAAGCTGGTTTGGAGTACACTGGTGGAATGGGCGATTTTTTGTTCTACTTGTCACAACGCTTGCTATATTTTCTCCGTTGGCATCCTTTAAGCGAATCG ATTCTTTGAGTTTCACATCTGCATTATCAGTTGGACTTGCAGTTGCATTTCTTGTTATTACTATTGGAATTTCAATTTTTAAGTTGGCTACCGGAGGAGTTAAAATGCCTCGAATGCTGCCTGATGTCACTGATTTGACATCAGTTTTCAAGCTATTCACAGCTGTCCCTGTTCTGGTGGTTGCATATATATGCCATTACAATG TTCACAGCATAGACAATGAACTTGAAGATTCTAGACAGATGCAACCAGTTGTTCGATCTGCACTTGGTTTGTGCACCACTGTGTATGTGATGACGAGTGTTTTTGGCTTCCTTCTATTTGGTGATGACACTCTTGATGATGTGCTTGCCAACTTCGACACCAGTCTTGGCATGCCATACGGTTCCATTCTTAATGATGCTGTTCGTGTTAGCTACGCTGCCCATCTAATGCTTGTATTTCCAATTGTCTTTTACCCACTGCGGCTCAACTTGGATGGCCTCCTTTTCCCCTCATCAAGGCCTTTGGTGCAGGATAACAAGAGATTCACACTGGTCACTACTGTGCTCATTGCTCTTATTTTCATGGCTGCAAACTTTATACCTAGCATCTGGGATGCTTTCCAATTCAGTGGAGCAACTGCTGCTGTCTGCCTTGGATTCATCTTTCCAGCTGCTGTTACTCTCAG GGATCGTTACAACATAGCAACTAAGAAGGACAAGGCGTTGTCTGTATTTATGATTGTCCTTGCGGTGTTCTCGAACCTGATGGCCATTTACAGTGATGCCTATTCCTTGTTCAAAAGAAGTTCACCTCGATAG